The Sphingorhabdus lutea genome segment GGGCGGCGATGATGATTATGAATAATCACGCCCAAAACAAAAATAATGATTAAAAGCTAGGCGCATTTGCCGGATTATCGGCATCATTTTGCACATCGGTGGGCGCATGAATGCCGCATTCAACCTTGTCCCACCCCTTCCAACGGCCCGAACGCGGGTCTTCACCCGGTGCAACTTTGCTGGTGCAGGGGGAACAGCCAATGGAGGGATAACCCTGTGCCTCCAATGGGTGGCGGGGCAGGTTATGTGCGGTGAAATAGGCATCAAGCCGTTCTTTGTCCCAATTGGCCAGCGGGTTTATTTTTAATCGGCCCATGGCATCGCTATTGTCAAATTCCACTATTTTCAGGGCATTTCGGGTGGAGGATTGAAATCCCTTTCGCCCTGTAATCGACGCGCGATAGGGCAATAACCCCTTGGCCAATGGCAATACTTTACGAATGTCACAACATCCATCGGGATCATATGACCAGCGGAGGCCATTTTCATCGCGCTTTGTAACTTCAACTTCTTCTGGCTCTAAAATAATCAAATTCAGGTCCAAATGTTTTGCCAAAATATCGCGATATTCCAATGTTTCGGCAAAATGTTTTTTGGTATCAAGGAAAAATACAGGTAAATCAGGACGCACTTGTCCAACCAAATGCAATAAAACCGCCGATTCCGCGCCAAATGATGACACGGTGACCGCACCGTTTAGCAACCCCAATTCGTTCAATTTTTGAACAGCGTCAAGACTGCTTAGGCCATTTAACTGTTCATTATATTGGGCGATATCTTCGGCCAGATAATGGGCGCTAATGTCCAAACGGTCAATGCTGCGGGCGGCATCAGCCATGGCGTTTTTTCCAAATGGGAACGGCATTATCGGCGACAATTTGATATACCTCGCCAAAGCGAGCAATGGCGGCATCAGCGGAGGCCTTGTCTATTTCCTTATTTGGAGCGAAGCTGTTAAAACCACAACGGCGAAAATGGCGGATTTGGTCCAATAAAACATCGCCGCTGGCGCGTAATTCGCCCTTAAAGCCTGCCTCTGCCAATAAACGGGCGGAGGAATAGCCGCGTCCGTCGGCAAAGCTGGGGAATGTGACGTCGATTAAGGATAATTTATCCAAATGGGGGAGGAGCAATTTTGCATCCTCGCCCGGTTCAATGCGAACCGCACTTACCCCATCATTTACGCCATTTTCCAAAAATTCATGAAGCGATATGGGCGCAGAATTTGTCACCTGCCCATCAAAATAACTTAAAATATTAGGCATAAAGCGCCTCCTTAAACGGGGTCATTCCCAAACGGCGATATGTGTCGATAAAACGTTCGCCCTCAGTGCGTTGTTCCAAATATAAATTGGTCACGGTTTCAATGGCATCGACCACGCCATCTTCAGTAAAACCGGGGCCGGTAATTTGAGCAAGGCTGGTATCTTCCTCTGCCGAGCCGCCAAGCAGCAATTGATAATTTTCAACGCCCTTTCTATCCACGCCCAATATACCAATATGACCGGCATGATGATGCCCACATGCATTGATACAGCCAGAGATTTTCAGCTTTAATTCGCCCAGCGCCTCTTGCTTGCCCTCTTTTGCAAAGCGGGTGGCAATTTTTTGCGCCACGGGTATCGACCGCGCATTGGCAAGGCTGCAATAATCAAG includes the following:
- a CDS encoding phosphoadenylyl-sulfate reductase; the encoded protein is MADAARSIDRLDISAHYLAEDIAQYNEQLNGLSSLDAVQKLNELGLLNGAVTVSSFGAESAVLLHLVGQVRPDLPVFFLDTKKHFAETLEYRDILAKHLDLNLIILEPEEVEVTKRDENGLRWSYDPDGCCDIRKVLPLAKGLLPYRASITGRKGFQSSTRNALKIVEFDNSDAMGRLKINPLANWDKERLDAYFTAHNLPRHPLEAQGYPSIGCSPCTSKVAPGEDPRSGRWKGWDKVECGIHAPTDVQNDADNPANAPSF
- a CDS encoding DUF934 domain-containing protein, with product MPNILSYFDGQVTNSAPISLHEFLENGVNDGVSAVRIEPGEDAKLLLPHLDKLSLIDVTFPSFADGRGYSSARLLAEAGFKGELRASGDVLLDQIRHFRRCGFNSFAPNKEIDKASADAAIARFGEVYQIVADNAVPIWKKRHG